One Bradyrhizobium sp. CCGB12 genomic window carries:
- a CDS encoding Crp/Fnr family transcriptional regulator: protein MTIEKCINAFGVDDVIFEEGSTGRELFVVLDGEVEIAKVNGASKTSIIKLGKGEFFGEMAVIDGSARSATAIASAPNTKVMRINHARFVYLVSQQPAFALMVMDALSKRLRASNAVNYPAAQS, encoded by the coding sequence ATGACGATCGAGAAGTGCATCAACGCGTTTGGTGTCGATGACGTCATCTTCGAAGAAGGCTCGACCGGCCGCGAGCTGTTCGTCGTGCTCGACGGTGAGGTCGAGATCGCCAAGGTGAACGGCGCCAGCAAGACCAGCATCATCAAGCTCGGCAAGGGCGAGTTCTTCGGCGAGATGGCAGTGATCGACGGCTCGGCGCGCTCGGCCACCGCGATCGCATCGGCACCGAACACGAAGGTGATGCGGATCAACCACGCCCGCTTCGTCTATCTGGTCAGCCAGCAGCCTGCATTCGCGCTGATGGTAATGGATGCGCTCTCCAAACGCCTGCGCGCGTCCAACGCCGTCAACTACCCGGCGGCACAATCATGA